A window of Blastocatellia bacterium genomic DNA:
CTTATATTGTTTCAATGGTACAATTCAAAAATCTTTTTCAATAATTATATACTTAAGGGAAAATTATTATGTCTAATCAAACTAGCTCTAAGACAAGCTTAAAAAAATGGGTTCGACGTTTAGTTTTAGGTTTTGGAGTGATTTTTGGAGTAATTTTAGCTGTGAATTTATACTTAGGCTTTTTTCCTGCTAGCATTAAATCACCTGCAAAAAGATATACAATTGAAAAAGTTTCTGATGCAGAAAACGCTTGGTTAGACTATAAACTTGCTACAGAAGTGTTTAAGGATAGTGATAAATCCGTATGGGAAAAATATGATGGACTTGCAGAATTAACTCCTGAACAAGAAGCAGATTTGGATAAACATATCAAAGCAATAGATTATCTAAAAGTAGGAGTAAATAAACCTAAGTTTCAATTTTACAAAGAATTAGCAACACATGACACCAAACTTTTAAGCATTACCGATTTTATTCACTTAAGTAAATTAGCTATTGCCCAAGCTTCTCGCTTAGAAAAAGAAGGCAAATCAAACGAAGCTTTAGACTTAGAATTAGCTGTTTATCATATGGGTACACAAGTATTTGAGCCTTATACACCTATGACATCGGCATTGTTGTCATGGAGTTGTCATAGAGTGGTTGCTAAAGCTTTGTTTAAGAGACTAAATAAAGGTGGTGGAGACAAGGATTTATACTTAAAAATAGCAAATAAAATAGCAGAAGATGACAGCAAATCTTCTACTCCACAGGAGATTATGGAATGGGAATGGCAATTTGGTAATAGGTCTTTAGAAGATTCCTTAGTTAATGGCCCCACACAAAAACAGTTTCCTAAAAATCTATCTGTAAGGGTTTATAATAATTTTGTACTTAAACATAATGAGATGGTAGAAAAACTTATAAAACCAAGTCTTGAAACACTTGATGTTAAAGCTATGCAAGAAGTGGATAAGAAAATAAGTGAATTTATTGAACAAGAAAATAAATGGTATAAAAACTTATTTGTAGATAAATATATAGCCTCAGTATTGTTTAGTGTAGCCATACCAAGTGCAAAAGGTGTAGTAAACAGTTTTTACGCCGAAAGAGCAAACGCAGCCGCACTTGAAACTTTAGCTATAATTCGAGCTTATGAACAAGAAAATGGGAAATTCCCTGAGAATTTAGAAGCAGCTTTACAAGATGCAAGCCTAAAAATACCTTTAGATATAGCTACAAAAAAAATTGCTGGTTATAGGCTAGAAAATAATAAGCCTATTGTATGGTTAGCGGGTTTTGATGGAAAAGATGATGGTGGAAAAACTGCTTATAAAAACGCTAGAGTTGCAACAGATGGAAGTGATTTCATTTATTCACTTGGTGAAATTCCAGAACATTTAATTGAAGGAAAAGCTTCAGCAAAGTAATAAAAATGATTAGTTTTTAGATCTAATATTTGTATTGTTTTTTTGAAGAGAGCTTTTTTTCTTTAATAGAAAAATATATAAAAACAATACTTGCGATTAAAAAAAGCGATGTCCAAGAAATATATATGGAAATCAATCTTTTCTTGGACTTTTTTGCTTTAAGTTCTATCTTTTTTTAAATTACAAATCAAATTAAAAAACTCTCCAAACCATTATTTAATCTCGCGTTAATGATCAAACCCTTCAAATTTTCTAACAAATGCAAAATAGGAAGGTTAGCGATAAATATTTGTAATGTTTTTAAAATAAAAATCATTAAAGTGTATAAAGTTTAAGAAGAGGATTTTAAGTTCATGAATAGTTTTATTAGAAAAAACTTAGCTAAAATATTTATAATAATAGCTTTATCAATGTTTTTAACTTCAAATTTGCAAGCACAAACCAATGATGAAAACTCATTAAAAGAATTGTATAAACAACTCCCAACTAACAATTATACAGCTAAACTATCAGCAATTGGTAAATTACCAGAAGAAACTAAAAATTTAGTTGCCTTAATTGCACAAGATCAAAGTAAAGATAAACAGATTCGTAAAATGGCAATAGAGATCTTGAAGGAAGTAGCTTTAAAAAGAATATAGGGAGTTGTAAAACGATCAGATTTTAATACAAATAACAATGCTGTGAAAACACTTATTCTAATTGCAGAAAACCAAAGTGAAGATAAAGAAATTCGTAAATACACAATAAACAACTTAAGCTTTTTATATAGTAAACAAGTTAAAAAATACCTTAATAAACCTCTTAAAAGATAATGATATAGATATACTAAATTCTAGTTTTTCTGCTTTACAAAGTATAAATTCAAGGCAAAAACTATCTAAAAAAGAGATTGTTCCTGTTTTGCTAGATATAATTAAAGAAAATAGAGATCCAAAGGCTCAAAAGCAGATAGTTAATTTTTTATCATGGTTAAAAGATAAATCTGTAGCCCAAACTTTAATAAGTCTTATGAAGGAAGGGAAAATACCAGATACCATACATCATCAGATTACTTATAACTTAGCAGATATGGACATTAAAGAGCTAACTTCTGATCTGTTATTTATGCTTAACAACAAAGAAATGTATGAAGGAAGCCGTAGTACCATAGCTAGGTTATTGGGTAAATCAAATGTGAAGGAAGCAATTCCTAGTTTGCTTAATATCTTAAAAGATGTATATGAGCCTATTCATTTACGAAGCAATGCGGTAAGGGTTTTGGGAAACATGGAAGCTAAAGAAGTAATTCCAGATTTAATAGCTGCTCTTAAAAAAGAAAAAGAAGAGGCTGTTTATAGAGAAATATTTTTAGCTTTGGGAAATATGGGAGCTAAAGAAGTAGTTCCAAATTTGATAGATTATTTTAAGACAACAAAAGATATTGAAATTGAGCGTCGTAAAACTATAACTTTAGCTTTGGAAAGAGTAGGAACTAAAGAAGTAGTTCCATATTTAATAGTTACCGCTTTTAGAAAAGATGAAAGTGCTGATGTTAGAAACTCTATGCTAGAGCTTTTAAGAAAGTTGGCTACAAGTGAAACAGAGGAAATTTTTATTTCAGCACTTAAAAATGAGAATTTAGAAGTTCGTAGATATGCAGCTAAAACTTTAGTCAGTATAGCGACAAAACAAAATGGTGCTAAATTAATAAAAATACTGCAAGAAGATAAAGAAATAGAAGTTCGTAATCAACTAACAGAAGCTTTAATAAAAATAGAAGTACATGACGAAAATCAACTAACACTATTTGATTTGCTTAAGAATGAAGATATAGAACTTCATAAATATGTACTGAAAGTTTTAAGCAAATTTAGTTATTACGATACTTTGCAAATATTAAAAGAAAAGCAGCAAATTATCCCTATCCTAATTAATTTACTTAGAAATGCTGATGCTGATATTAAAAATAACTCTGAGGCTCTTTTAACTAAACTAACAAGGGATGAAAATATAGAAGATCTGATTGTTTTGCTTAAGGATCATAATGCAAATGTTAGACGTGTTTTTGTTAAGATTTTGGGTGATTTAGATAGTCGGCAACTAATTCCTGATTTGATAAGTCTTTTAGATGATAAAGATAATGAAGTGGTAAAGGAAACCATTATGGTTTTAGGGAAACTAAAAGCTAAAGAAACTATTCCAAATATAATTAAATTAGCAACTCACAAGGATGAATTTATACGGGGTGTTGTCGTTGAGCAGTTAGCAAAACTAGAAGCAAAGGAAACTATTTCTATAGCAACTTTGATGTTAAAAGATGAAAGTAAATTTACCCGCAAAGCAGCTATTAATAGCCTAATAAGTCTTGAAAATAAAGAAGCAGAAAACATATTGATAAAAATGTCAGAGGACAAAGAATTATATGAAGATATAGCAATAGCTTTATCTTCATATACAAAAAAAGATGTAGCAGCCGAAATATTAATAAATATGCTTAAAAGAGAAGATAAAAATGTGAAACGTGTTGCAATTACATCTTTAGATATTTTAGGCAATAGAAAAGCCGTTGTAATGCTAGTAGATGCTCTTAACAATGAAGATATGGATATTCGTAAAGATATAATTATTGCTTTACAAAATAATAAAAATACAGCGAGAATTATTGAAGAATTAGGAGAAGTAGAGCGTAAAAATCTAATTGTAACTCTAGTAAAGAGCGTTAATTTTGCAGGTTATTCTATAAATCAACAATTAATAGGGATAATAGATAAATTAACAGACGATTCAAAAATTATCGCTTTAATGGCTGCTTTTGAGTATAAGAATAAAGAAATTGAGAAAACTTTTTTTAATAGAGCTTATATATCTTCTTTATCTTTATTTGATCTAAAAATTAAAAAAGAAGCTACAGAATACTTATTAAAAATTTTAGTTGATAAAAGCCAATCGGAGGATACGCGTCATAAAGTCACTCAGTTTTTAGGAAATTTAGGCTCAAAAGAAGCTACTTTACCTTTATTGAGTATTTTCAAAGATAAAAATGAAAGTATGGAATTACGTAGAATGGCAGTTGATGTATTAGGCGAATTAGAAGCTAAAGAAGTAAGTCCAAAGCTAATAAAAGTTTTTGAAACAGATGAAGAGATACCCTTAGTCTATATTGTTACAACATTAGGCAAATTAAAAGCAAAAAGAAGCAATTCCTAGCTTGCAAAGTCTTCTAAAAGACATAAATGTTCAGTTTGAAGAATCAAGCCTTTTAGCACTTTATATTGCAGAAGCATTGGGTTCTTTAGGTGCTAAAGAAGCCACTTCAGATATAATAACTGCTTTAAAAAAAACAGATGATAATTTTTATAAAACTGCGTTTATCGACGTGTTAAGAAAATTAAATGCTAAAGAACTAATTCCAATTTTGATAGATTTTGTTGAAGATGAAGCAACTGATTCTTCTGAAAGATCTTATGCTGTTTCTGCAATCTACATTTTAGGCCAATTAAAAGCAAAAGAAGCAATTCCAATTTTGATTGAGAGCTTAAATAGCCCAAATGATTATGTAAAAGAAGCTTCTGCTAGAGCATTGGGAGAATTAGAAGCAAAAGAAGCAATTCCAATTCTAATAAATATCTTAAAAGATAAAGATACTAAAGATAATCTTAGGCACAACCTAAATAATGTATTAAAAAAGCTAGGTGCAAAAAAAACAATTCCAGATTTGATAAGTGAGTTAAACATCTTAGAAAATTCTTCATCTATAGAACAGGCTTTAACTGGTTTAGTAGGAAAAGAAGCGATAGATACTTTAACTGAGATTTTACAAGATAAAAATAAGTCTAGTGTGAAACGTAATGCAGTAGCCAGCGTTTTACGCAATCTAAGTGCAAAAGAAACTATTCCTACTTTTATAACTGCTTTGTCTGATGAAGATGAAAATATCAAAAATACTGCTTTTAATGCTTTATATGAGTTAGTTACAAAAGAAAACATTCCAGAACTAATGCTAGCTCTAAAAACAGAAAATGAGTTTACACAAATTAGAATTATTCAATTGTTAGGACAAGTAGGAGCAAAACAAGCAGTTCCATTATTAATTGAAACTTTAAAAGATGGGACTTTAGAAGTGAGAAATCGAGTTGTTCTTAGTTTAGGCTCTATAGACAGCAAAGAGTCTATAAATGCACTAATTAGTGTGATTAAAGATAAAAATGAAGAAAAAAAGATTCGTGCCTCTGCTTGCTATAGTTTAGCTAGCTTAACTGCCCAAGAAGCGATACCTGAATTAATTAAAATTTTTGTAAATAAAAATGAGCCTGAAAAATTGCGAATAGTAGCTGCTAACAGCTTGAAAGAAATAGATTTAGAAAAAACAAAGGATTTATTTATTAATGCTTTAGATGATAAAAACCCAAATATTCGTAGAACAGCAGCTTATATTTTAGGTCGTTCAGGAGCAAAAGAAGCAATCCCAGAATTAATAAAAGCTTTTAATGATAGCCCAAAAGAAAGGTCTTATGTTTTAGATACTTTTATAAAGCTTCAAGCCGTAGAAACCTTGCCATTATTGATAGAGTCATTAAAAGATAAAAATGAATATGTTCGTAGAGATGCTGCATCAGCTTTAAGCGAAATAAAATCTCAAGAAGCAATTCCTTATTTAATAGAGTTATTGAAAGGTGAAAATTTTGATGCAATATGTGTTGCAGCAAAGGTTTTAGGAGAATTAAAAGTCAAAGAAATAATTCCTGACTTAATAAAGTTGCTAGAGCATGAAAAATAGTAAAGTTGTATCTGTTGTAGCAACAACACTAGGGAGACTTAGGAGCTAAAAGAAGCTACTACTCAACTACAATCTTTATTAAGTAGAGAGATTAGAAATAGACAACTTAAATTTTTTTATTTTGATAACTATAAAGAAGAAGTTTATGGATCCGTGGCAGTAGCTTTGAGCAAGTTAGGACAAAAAGATATTGAAACAAGATTAATAGCTAACTTAAAGGATGAGTCTTATAGTAATTTTCATAGTCAGATTATTAAAGCTCTAGGTTTATTAAAATCCAAAAAATCAATACCCCTTTTGATTTCTAAATTGAAAGATAAAAACATCGAAAGGCAATTACGACAAGATATAGTAGGAACTTTAAGTGTTATAGGTGGGAAGCTAGCTACAGATACTATAATAACTATTTTGAAAGAAGATAGTTATTTTTTTCTTCGTAGTGCAGCACTTAAAGGATTAAGCGATTTAATGGGGAAGCAATCAATCCCTATTTTAATACCAATTCTTAAGGGTAAAACAGAATCTATACGTAGTGAGGCAGCAAAAGCTTTAGGCAACTTAAAAGCAAAGGAAGCTATTCCGGCTTTAAACCTACTTTTAGAAGACGATCGTTTCTATGTTCGATATAGTGCTAAAAAGGCATTAAAAGAAATAAATAAAGAATAACTTTTAGCAATAAACAACCTAATTTTTATTAATAAAAGTTTTATGAATCCAATCAAGGGTATCTTTTATGCTTTGTTTGATGTCCATAGGCTTCCAGCCTAATTCTTTTTTAATTCGTTCGCTAGAAATATACTGGGCTTTACCATTAAAGTCTTCTAACATCTCGCTAGTAATTTGACGAGGTGCGCCAGTAAGCTTATAGCCTAACCAATCAAAAAGTGGGATAATTCCAGCAACAGCAACAGGAATTTCAATAAGCGGTAATTTTACTCGGTCGTCAATTTCTTTAGCCAAAGCTAAAACATCTTTTAACCAAAAACATTGATCTGTAGCAATATATCTACCTTCAGCCTTGTCATTTTCATAAGCAAGTAGATGTGCTGTAGCTACATCACGAACATCAACATAACCTAATCCAAAGCGAGGGACAGCAGGAACTTGGCCTCTTAGAGCTAGTTCAAAAGGTTGGGTTGTTGGAGTATGACGATAAAAGCCTGGGCCTAAAACACCAGACGGACAAATTGTTACTAAATTTAAGTTATTTTTTTTAGCAAAGTCCCAAGCCTTCTTCTCTGCTTGAGTTTTAGCAACCATATAAGGGCTACAAGCCTTATCATTCCAATTATTTTCATTTAGCGGATTATCTTTTTGACCATCAGAACCTACAGCAGCAATACTAGATGTAAAAACTACTTTTTTAACTCCTGCATCTTTACAAGCCTGTAAAACATTGATTCCACCAATAATGCTAGGGTCAAGGATATCTCTTTGTGGGTCGTCTGAGATTGTGGTGTAGGCGGCTGCTACTTGAAAAACGCCATCCATTCCCTTAGTTGCATTTGCTAGCGTTTCTGGCTTCATAATATCAGCAGAAACTATTTCAATGGGCAAACCTGCTAGAGGTTGGGTCAGATCTTTTTTATTTGCATCTCTAACAGAAGCACGTACTTGATAGCCGCGATCTACTAAAAGTCGGACTAAAATATTGCCTACATGCCCATTTGCACCAGTTACTAAAACTTTCTTCATAGCAAATACACCTAGTTTAATAGAATTAAAATGATTTATTTATTTGTGGGAAATTAGCATATTAGCATGAAAATTATGATTTAGAAAAAGAGTGTAGGAATGGATAGCTTTTCTGAGAAATTCAGGGACAAATCAAAAAAGCTGTTTAACTGAAAATATATTTTACTTAGGAAGAAATTCTTTACCAGTAGTTTTAATTGATCTTACTGCAATTTCTATTTCTTTTCGTACTTCCTGATAGCTTTTATCTATTGGAGTATATTCAAGTTCATTATCTGTTGAGTTATTTGGAGTATTTGGATTATTTGAGCTATTAGCATTTGGTGATAAGACAATAGGAACACGCCAGTTTCTTACAGCTTCACCTTCAACAACAAAAAATTCCATGTTGGAAGTTTAAGAGTCTATAAAAGGTCTGTTCATAAACTAAAAAAACTAAAACTTCTATATCTTTATTAAATGTGTCGTTTGCATTAATGTTTTGCGTTCCTGACCAAACACGGACATCTTTTAATCGATTGTCGCCTTTGATAATTTCTGTTACTTGGAGTGAGGCTAATTGAGTGTAGTCTAAATAACTGGCCTTTTCTACTTTTTTTACTTTGGCGCGTACTATTACATCAGCCCTTACAGATAATTCATTGACAGGCATTACACGAGAGCCAGAAATTCCTAAGATTTGTGCAGATAAATTTATAGTAAAAAGAATTAATATTAATAAAGATAAAATAAGCTTTTTCAATTTTTTAACTCCAAAGTAGCATTATAAAGTCGCTCTTTTGATGTCTTGAATAGATAAAAATGTTTTCCAACAAAACTTAAATGTATATCAATTTTTACATTATTAGTAAAGATAATAGTTTATAGCTTTAGATTATTCGTCCTATTAAATCATAGTCATGAGCTTCGGTAATTTCTACTGTGACAAATTTACCGTTTTCAGGTGAAAAATCTTCTGGCGCGTCATTAATTAATATGCAGCCATCAATGTCAGGTGCTTGAAACTCAGTTCTACCTTGCCAAAGTAGATCGCTTTCCTTAGATGGGCCCTCAAAAAAGACTTTTACTTTTTGGCCTATCATTTTTTTATTACGGCGGCGAGAAATCTTTGCTTGCTGTGCCATTAATTTACGTTGACGAGCTTGAGCCGTTCGCAAAGGTACTTTATCAGCTAATTCATAGGCAGGCGTGCCTTCTTCATCAGAATAAGTAAACACTCCTAAATGATCAAACTCCATTGCTTTGCAAAAATCCATTAATTCTTGAAAATCTTCTTCAGTTTCTCCA
This region includes:
- a CDS encoding HEAT repeat domain-containing protein: MLDIIKENRDPKAQKQIVNFLSWLKDKSVAQTLISLMKEGKIPDTIHHQITYNLADMDIKELTSDLLFMLNNKEMYEGSRSTIARLLGKSNVKEAIPSLLNILKDVYEPIHLRSNAVRVLGNMEAKEVIPDLIAALKKEKEEAVYREIFLALGNMGAKEVVPNLIDYFKTTKDIEIERRKTITLALERVGTKEVVPYLIVTAFRKDESADVRNSMLELLRKLATSETEEIFISALKNENLEVRRYAAKTLVSIATKQNGAKLIKILQEDKEIEVRNQLTEALIKIEVHDENQLTLFDLLKNEDIELHKYVLKVLSKFSYYDTLQILKEKQQIIPILINLLRNADADIKNNSEALLTKLTRDENIEDLIVLLKDHNANVRRVFVKILGDLDSRQLIPDLISLLDDKDNEVVKETIMVLGKLKAKETIPNIIKLATHKDEFIRGVVVEQLAKLEAKETISIATLMLKDESKFTRKAAINSLISLENKEAENILIKMSEDKELYEDIAIALSSYTKKDVAAEILINMLKREDKNVKRVAITSLDILGNRKAVVMLVDALNNEDMDIRKDIIIALQNNKNTARIIEELGEVERKNLIVTLVKSVNFAGYSINQQLIGIIDKLTDDSKIIALMAAFEYKNKEIEKTFFNRAYISSLSLFDLKIKKEATEYLLKILVDKSQSEDTRHKVTQFLGNLGSKEATLPLLSIFKDKNESMELRRMAVDVLGELEAKEVSPKLIKVFETDEEIPLVYIVTTLGKLKAKRSNS
- a CDS encoding HEAT repeat domain-containing protein; protein product: MQSLLKDINVQFEESSLLALYIAEALGSLGAKEATSDIITALKKTDDNFYKTAFIDVLRKLNAKELIPILIDFVEDEATDSSERSYAVSAIYILGQLKAKEAIPILIESLNSPNDYVKEASARALGELEAKEAIPILINILKDKDTKDNLRHNLNNVLKKLGAKKTIPDLISELNILENSSSIEQALTGLVGKEAIDTLTEILQDKNKSSVKRNAVASVLRNLSAKETIPTFITALSDEDENIKNTAFNALYELVTKENIPELMLALKTENEFTQIRIIQLLGQVGAKQAVPLLIETLKDGTLEVRNRVVLSLGSIDSKESINALISVIKDKNEEKKIRASACYSLASLTAQEAIPELIKIFVNKNEPEKLRIVAANSLKEIDLEKTKDLFINALDDKNPNIRRTAAYILGRSGAKEAIPELIKAFNDSPKERSYVLDTFIKLQAVETLPLLIESLKDKNEYVRRDAASALSEIKSQEAIPYLIELLKGENFDAICVAAKVLGELKVKEIIPDLIKLLEHEK
- a CDS encoding HEAT repeat domain-containing protein codes for the protein MAVALSKLGQKDIETRLIANLKDESYSNFHSQIIKALGLLKSKKSIPLLISKLKDKNIERQLRQDIVGTLSVIGGKLATDTIITILKEDSYFFLRSAALKGLSDLMGKQSIPILIPILKGKTESIRSEAAKALGNLKAKEAIPALNLLLEDDRFYVRYSAKKALKEINKE
- a CDS encoding NAD-dependent epimerase/dehydratase family protein, which encodes MKKVLVTGANGHVGNILVRLLVDRGYQVRASVRDANKKDLTQPLAGLPIEIVSADIMKPETLANATKGMDGVFQVAAAYTTISDDPQRDILDPSIIGGINVLQACKDAGVKKVVFTSSIAAVGSDGQKDNPLNENNWNDKACSPYMVAKTQAEKKAWDFAKKNNLNLVTICPSGVLGPGFYRHTPTTQPFELALRGQVPAVPRFGLGYVDVRDVATAHLLAYENDKAEGRYIATDQCFWLKDVLALAKEIDDRVKLPLIEIPVAVAGIIPLFDWLGYKLTGAPRQITSEMLEDFNGKAQYISSERIKKELGWKPMDIKQSIKDTLDWIHKTFINKN